The Spartinivicinus poritis genome includes a region encoding these proteins:
- a CDS encoding Leu/Phe/Val dehydrogenase: MFKRMTTAKVNDLHFKYDEKTGLKAIIAIHNTLLGPALGGCRIIEYQNTDQAIDDAIRLAKGMSYKAALANLPLGGGKAVILKPIKIKDRALLFEAFGRFVNELGGRYITAMDAGTTTEDMDAIASQTQYVTCTSTGGNPAPYTALGVFNGIKACLKLKGHQTTNLKGVHVAIQGLGNVGYELARLLYENDARLTVADIDKTKLARCINEFNATAAPADAIHKVNCDIFSPCGLGSILSKSAINELNCQIVAGSANNQLALPHCGEFIHQRNILYAPDYLINAGGLMFVALQHKGAKLDAIKKKIEEIGTTLHTLLKRSLSQNIPSSEIADHMAEEVLYSSQQSNRPAV, translated from the coding sequence ATGTTTAAACGCATGACAACGGCGAAAGTCAACGATCTTCACTTTAAATACGATGAGAAGACTGGCTTAAAAGCAATTATTGCTATCCACAATACCTTATTAGGCCCTGCACTAGGCGGCTGCCGGATTATCGAGTACCAAAATACTGATCAGGCAATAGACGACGCTATCCGCTTAGCGAAAGGTATGAGTTATAAAGCAGCATTGGCAAATTTGCCACTGGGTGGTGGCAAAGCAGTTATCCTTAAACCCATTAAAATAAAAGACCGTGCGTTACTATTTGAAGCTTTTGGTCGCTTTGTCAATGAGTTGGGAGGCCGCTATATTACTGCCATGGACGCAGGTACCACCACAGAGGATATGGATGCCATCGCCAGCCAAACCCAATATGTTACCTGCACATCGACTGGTGGAAATCCAGCGCCTTATACAGCCCTTGGAGTATTTAACGGAATCAAAGCCTGCCTAAAATTAAAGGGGCACCAAACAACCAACCTTAAAGGCGTGCATGTAGCCATTCAAGGACTAGGTAATGTTGGTTATGAGCTAGCCAGGCTGCTGTATGAAAATGATGCCAGGCTTACAGTGGCAGATATTGATAAAACCAAACTAGCTCGCTGCATTAATGAGTTTAACGCCACCGCCGCACCAGCTGATGCCATTCATAAAGTTAATTGCGATATCTTTAGTCCCTGTGGCCTTGGCAGTATCCTCTCCAAGTCAGCCATCAATGAACTAAACTGCCAGATAGTAGCAGGATCAGCTAATAATCAACTGGCTCTTCCCCATTGCGGAGAATTTATTCACCAACGGAATATTTTGTATGCGCCTGATTACTTAATCAATGCAGGTGGCTTGATGTTTGTTGCACTACAACACAAAGGCGCTAAGCTGGACGCCATTAAAAAGAAAATAGAGGAGATTGGCACCACCCTGCATACCCTGCTCAAACGTTCACTTAGTCAAAATATACCCAGCAGCGAAATAGCCGATCATATGGCTGAAGAAGTACTTTACAGCTCCCAGCAGTCTAACAGGCCAGCTGTCTAA
- a CDS encoding PilZ domain-containing protein produces the protein MTDGHQRDDERRCLPRKRLKNCHVEVLSQQTGDAVGKVFDINIKGFMLLSSNQVNPFEQYALSFVLPDGKQQGTLINFEAECMWCQGSNFSSDFGAGFEFKRIKKAHLPILKAFIDAF, from the coding sequence ATGACAGATGGCCACCAACGAGATGATGAGCGGAGATGCTTGCCAAGGAAGCGACTAAAAAATTGTCATGTAGAAGTATTAAGCCAGCAAACGGGAGATGCGGTTGGCAAGGTTTTTGATATCAATATAAAAGGGTTTATGCTGTTATCTTCTAACCAGGTTAATCCTTTTGAACAGTATGCATTATCGTTTGTTTTGCCGGATGGCAAACAGCAGGGAACGTTGATTAACTTCGAAGCTGAATGTATGTGGTGCCAGGGCTCAAACTTTTCCAGCGATTTTGGGGCAGGCTTTGAGTTTAAGCGTATAAAAAAAGCCCATCTCCCCATATTAAAAGCCTTTATCGATGCATTTTAG
- the lrp gene encoding leucine-responsive transcriptional regulator Lrp, translating to MRNKRETSRQLDRIDRNILRILQEDGRISYVDLADQVGLSTTPCLERVKRLEREGYIEGYAAKLNPQLLQAGLLVFVEISLYSKSADIFDEFRRAVIKLPHVLECHLVSGDFDYLIKARISEMASYRELLGDILLKLPGVRESKSYIVMEELKETLTIPILENPS from the coding sequence ATGAGAAATAAACGCGAAACCAGCCGTCAATTAGATCGAATTGATCGAAATATTTTGCGGATCTTACAAGAAGATGGTCGAATCTCCTATGTAGATTTGGCTGATCAGGTAGGCTTAAGCACCACCCCCTGTCTTGAGCGAGTTAAACGACTAGAACGAGAAGGCTACATTGAAGGCTATGCAGCAAAACTAAACCCTCAATTACTACAAGCTGGCTTATTAGTATTTGTTGAGATCAGTTTATATTCAAAATCTGCAGATATCTTCGATGAGTTTCGCCGAGCAGTGATTAAACTTCCCCATGTTTTAGAATGCCATTTAGTCTCTGGGGATTTTGACTATTTAATTAAAGCGCGTATATCAGAGATGGCTTCTTATCGAGAATTACTGGGCGATATTTTACTAAAGCTGCCAGGTGTGAGAGAGTCAAAAAGTTATATTGTGATGGAAGAACTTAAAGAAACTTTAACCATTCCTATCCTTGAAAATCCTTCCTAA
- a CDS encoding D-amino acid dehydrogenase, producing MKVVVLGCGVIGVTTAYYLAKQGHQVVVVDRQPGPALETSFANAGQISTGYSSPWAAPGIPLKAIKWMLQSHSPLVIHPQRDSLFLHWLWQMLANCTSKRYAINKARMVRLATYSKQCLVSLRENLALNYEGRELGTLQLFRTAKQLHAIDKDIKVLEQYQVPYERLDVAGCINVEPALSDQQHKIVGGLRLPHDETGDCYLFSQLLMEQAKKLGATFLFNKKILGINATTTEVKNLVLEDGIIEGDCYVVALGAYSPALLTWLGIKLPVYPVKGYSLTVPIKNSEMAPCSTVMDETYKVAMTRFDQRLRVGGTAELAGFDLSLQETRRKTLAYVVSDLFPNAGNVTGSEFWTGLRPMTPDGTPVVGPTPLTNLYLNTGHGTLGWTMCCGSAKLLADQIAGNTPEIDPEGLAISRYSE from the coding sequence GTGAAAGTAGTCGTTTTAGGCTGTGGCGTTATTGGAGTAACAACCGCTTATTATTTAGCAAAGCAAGGTCACCAGGTTGTCGTTGTTGATCGCCAGCCAGGGCCAGCCCTGGAAACCAGCTTTGCCAATGCTGGGCAAATTTCTACTGGCTATTCATCGCCTTGGGCGGCACCAGGTATTCCATTAAAAGCAATAAAGTGGATGTTGCAAAGCCACTCCCCCCTAGTGATTCACCCTCAGCGAGACTCTTTGTTCTTGCACTGGCTATGGCAAATGTTAGCAAATTGTACCAGTAAGCGTTATGCCATAAATAAAGCCAGAATGGTACGACTAGCGACTTATAGTAAGCAGTGTCTAGTTTCTTTAAGAGAAAATCTCGCGTTAAATTATGAAGGCCGAGAGCTAGGTACACTACAGTTGTTTCGAACGGCTAAACAATTACATGCAATTGATAAAGACATCAAAGTACTTGAACAGTATCAAGTGCCTTATGAGCGCTTAGATGTGGCTGGCTGTATTAATGTTGAGCCCGCATTAAGTGATCAACAACATAAAATAGTGGGCGGTTTACGGTTGCCCCATGATGAAACTGGGGATTGCTATTTGTTTAGCCAGTTATTGATGGAGCAAGCTAAGAAGCTGGGTGCCACCTTTTTATTTAATAAAAAAATACTTGGCATTAATGCAACCACCACTGAGGTAAAGAACCTGGTATTGGAAGATGGCATTATTGAGGGTGACTGCTATGTAGTGGCACTAGGCGCATACAGCCCTGCTTTATTAACTTGGTTGGGGATCAAATTACCGGTTTATCCTGTAAAAGGCTATTCGCTGACGGTTCCTATCAAAAATAGCGAAATGGCACCCTGTTCAACGGTAATGGATGAAACCTACAAAGTAGCGATGACGCGTTTTGATCAGCGGTTAAGAGTAGGGGGGACAGCTGAGCTGGCAGGGTTTGACCTTTCTTTGCAGGAAACGAGACGCAAGACGCTTGCCTATGTGGTATCCGATTTATTTCCCAATGCTGGTAATGTGACAGGCAGCGAGTTTTGGACAGGATTACGACCAATGACGCCTGATGGAACCCCAGTGGTCGGCCCAACGCCGTTGACTAACTTATATTTAAATACAGGACATGGTACGTTAGGCTGGACTATGTGCTGTGGTTCTGCCAAATTGCTAGCTGACCAAATAGCAGGAAATACACCAGAAATTGACCCTGAAGGGTTAGCAATTAGTCGCTACAGTGAATAA